TAGTGTTTATCCACGTTACATATGTGATAGGCAAGCCATGCATTGATTGGTTCAGCAAGTCTTGTGATGTGACATTAGTAATGCTATTTCTCATAAAGCTGGCATCCCTTCTTTATCTGACAGCAACATTGTTTGACAAAGGAAGGATGACCAATACTTGATCACAAActgctaaatatttatttagttgaaatacaataaaactacatttggaaaaatgttcaataagccttgatatacatttaaagactAACGTTAATGGCTTTATTCATTTCAGGCTTCATCCATGTTTCAAGAGTGCAACTCTAAGCAAGACTGGAGGAAAATaactcattacatttttttatttaaaggcaTTTTACTTAAATATTAAGGCCTTTGTCAGGTGTGAGTCAAGCGTCTCAAGGCTGCCTTTCCTTCATGCTGTTACATGCAGCACGGCCTATTACTGTTGCCTTCACAAAGATCTCCTGTTCAGTCTCTATTTGTGCTGGCGATTGCCCATGTGTATGAATAGTCCCTTTCTTCTCTCGGGAAAGTCTTACCCAGTGCTTGAAGTCCTCCAGTGTTCTCCTCCCGTCCCTTCCTAAGCAACCACCTCCTATTCCCACAGGATGAAATAATGTTGACACTTGTTGGTAAAATAGTGTCATTGATTCAGGAAAGCTTGCAAGATGCATGTCTCTGGGTTCAGCTCCATTAGAAACTGTGGTTGATAGATTCCTGAAAAGTAGAgtacattatgttttttattattaaacagaaatgttgtgTCTGCTGTTACACTCTAATCTTTATAAACCTAAACTAGATAAATCAGGTACTCCAACTACTTATGAAGTCCTGATTTTCTGAGGCAGCTCAAGGGTAAATGAGTAGCAGGACGAGCTCCTTTTCACAGCCATATCTGCAGGGTGTTGGCATTTTTATGACATCATTCACGTCTGTATTTGCTAGAATACTATTTTTAGCACTCAATGAAAGGCCATGCATTTACTAAATTGATTCAGAGTTAGGTAGAGTCAGCTACTTTAgattaagttgtgttttttcaaatgggTTGAATGTGAAAACTCTGATTCATTTTGGCCTCCTTGTCTTAATAATTAATTAGAGTTGATAGGGAACCTGTCCCtcattaaaaatacatctttattttactATGCAGACTAAAGGTGTAACAGTTCTCAGTCTCTTGTTAATATGTTCTATTGCTATTAAGAATAATTTCACTTACCTTTTTTCttgcattgttattgttttttttcttctaacagTACAAAGCCAAGGGATTGAGGGCAGAAACCCAATTCAAAATGAGACTACAAGTTTTGTCACTGTGGACAAGAAAGCAAATGACACTGTGCTGTCGCCTTCTCAACCGACTGTAGAGGCTGCCACAGTTCCAAAGAAGACTGCCACACCCGTTGGTAATGACTCCATGACAGCAGAATCAGAGGCTCCTAAACACAACTCCACAAAAGCCATTGAACCAAAAATAACTGTAACTGAGAATCAAGTCATTGTTATTGGATCCTCTCAAAATACACTGCCGCCCATTGGCAACAAGGACTCATTAAAAGATGAAGTTACAGAAGACCCATCAACAAAGCAGTCAAAAGACAAACCTGCTGTTTCTGAAACGACCACAACTTCTTCTCCCAAAGTACCCACCACCTCCGTCACAACCCCCGAATCAGCAAATCCTGTGATGGAAAAGGAAGCTCTGGTCTCCGACGACAAAACCTCCATCATTCTGAATCCGTCCACAGAACCTGATCTAGACCTGCTGCCCACCACTGACAGAGGACAGACCCTCCAAATCGATCAGGACAGATACATCAGCGATGACGACGATGGCGAAGACGACACCTACAGTGACACGTACGAGAACAACAGCCTGAACCAGCTCAAAGAGCAGCCGGTGAGCAGGCTGCAGccagaggaggtggaggtgacGCGCTACAAGGGAGCGGACAGCTACAACACAGAGGACGAGGACTCCCACTTCTTTTTTCATCTGGTCATCCTGGCTTTCCTGGTGGCCATCGTTTACATCACTTATCACAACAAGAGGAAGGTGAGTGTTGATATGACAGCAGCCGGGGCCTCCTCTCGATGTAGAGGCCAGTGGTGATGCTGACattgcaaaggtgacattgtacCAATTACAAGTTATGTTGAAACCACAGATATCATTTCATAAAATTCATCAACAAATTTGACAccttacttttttaatttttcaaacTTAATTGTTTTTTGAAGCATTCAGATATCCAGAGTGTTGGAGTTTTGCACTGTGCGCTACACACTTTTCACAGCTTTTTTCCCCCCGGCATACTAAAGTCTGAACACTTGATTTATTGAGAAAAAATcagtatttaatttttttaattctttttttatcacAGTGCTTTGTTTGGagttcctttttaaaacacatgtaatACTTTATACTGTTTTGGATTACACTTAAAGAAATGCCCTCgatcatttcttattttccttTCATGATTACAAATAGTTTGAGCAACTGCACCACCTCATAACATAAGCTTTCCAGTGTAACCACCAGATATCCTCAGCTGAGCAAAGTTGCTTTGTTATGCCGGCCTCATGTACTCTGAGACCGAATTAAAGATCCTCATTATGTAGTCTCTCATCTTTCCTTCTCGCCTTTTAACCAAGAAATGCTTTCTCTTGATCAGCACTATATCTTTCAGATTAgcttgatttcttttttcatctttttcccCCCCCCAGATCTTCCTCCTGGCTCAGAGCCGGCGCTGGAAGGACGGTCTGTGTTCCCGCAACACCGTGGAGTATCACCGCCTGGACCAGAACGTCAACGAGGCCATGCCGTCCCTCAAGATGACCCGGGACTACGTTTTCTGATCCCCGTTCAGGAGAACAGTATGCTGAGACCTGCACAGAGCCAGTTGGCCTTCcttcctgcctgcctgcctgacCGGCCGCGATGGAGCCTGAGCAATGCCATGGAGCCTGAGCGATGCTTTCTGTTGCTTTACAGGCCAACTGGAGAGCACTGTGTCTTTGGGATAGATTATGTTGGttcaggacttttattttgtcagcATAGAGAGATTTTCAcagtttatcttttattattatttgatacATTATGGTTTTTTCTCAATTATGGATTTTTGGGATTTAATATTATGGTCTAGtaggtgttttatttgttattgttaggAGTCTTTTAGCCTTGATGCTCACTTTAAAATTAAGAGAAACTTAGGTCATAATTTAATGCTTAATTCATTAACAGTTGATCATTTACCCCAAAGATTTCTCTCTGAGAAGTTAGTCGCGATAACAAttgacacacaaaacatttgctttttgaaGCGTTGATTTGCGCTTACTTTAacattgtaaaatgttaaaaataaacacttgagcagaaacacataaaacacagtCCTTCGTGTTGAAAATGGTCTGTTTGTCACGGATCTTACTGTAAGAATATTAAGTAAACCATTAAGAAAAACACGTTGTGCATCACGTAGAAGGAATTCGATCATTTTACATTCCCTGAAATTTAAAATATaggacatatttattttcaactgtTTAACCATCAGCCTTGTTTCCTGTTGCACATTTGCAAAGAAATCCATAATAgccttttcattttgaattcacATTATGTATGGGATGTAAAATCTCTAACACATGTTGGCATGTTACGCTGCACATTAGGGAGGATGACTCTTCAGGTGGGGGGACTGTCCATCTGCTAAGCCATTTGAATAAAGACGGATGGTGAATAATGTTAAAATTGTTAGAATGTTCTCATATAATGAATGGGAGAAAAGTTTTCCCTTGTTCATCACTTTATATTTGACTTGTCTACGGTATCTCTTCTACTGCCCAGATTTTGCTATGCATAAACCCTCGGGCTGGCCCCCTTTGTTTTATGACTTCGGTGAAGTCTCTACAAATCATTCATGTTCAAAATATTACCGTTGTGTTCCCTCATGCTCACACAGAAATGTTAATTTAGTTACTTCCTGTCAGAGTACCGTTTGGTGCACTGCTATCTCTGTTTGCCAGATACACTCTGTGTGGCTCACTtgataaaaaaattacaaaaaatcacaactttatttcttatttattacaGCCACATGTTTTTCTGACTGTTGCCATCTCATGCCTTTAATTGCCACAACTGCCACATGAAtccacattttagttttaaagctCTTGTCACTTATGGCAGTTTTCAGCGGTCCGTTCGTATTTAAAGGTACAGAGTGGTTAGAATTGTAATGCGTTTTGGACTGTGCCGTTCAGTCGTATGCTCTCGAACATGAGGGGAGATGTCCAGCGTAAAGGAGATGCATCAACACTGCTATTGCAATCAACAGTAGAAGCTGTACAATCTCTTCTTTTGTCAATAAAGCACAAATTGTGTagagtcctctctgtcttcccttttatttttgtgatcGTTGATTCCATGTTTGACCTGTTCCAGTGAATAATCTAAGAT
This Eleginops maclovinus isolate JMC-PN-2008 ecotype Puerto Natales chromosome 11, JC_Emac_rtc_rv5, whole genome shotgun sequence DNA region includes the following protein-coding sequences:
- the c11h5orf15 gene encoding keratinocyte-associated transmembrane protein 2, giving the protein MATCRTMGRSRRHICALSLVIFLQLLVSGCLSASLNNINSTTVQSQGIEGRNPIQNETTSFVTVDKKANDTVLSPSQPTVEAATVPKKTATPVGNDSMTAESEAPKHNSTKAIEPKITVTENQVIVIGSSQNTLPPIGNKDSLKDEVTEDPSTKQSKDKPAVSETTTTSSPKVPTTSVTTPESANPVMEKEALVSDDKTSIILNPSTEPDLDLLPTTDRGQTLQIDQDRYISDDDDGEDDTYSDTYENNSLNQLKEQPVSRLQPEEVEVTRYKGADSYNTEDEDSHFFFHLVILAFLVAIVYITYHNKRKIFLLAQSRRWKDGLCSRNTVEYHRLDQNVNEAMPSLKMTRDYVF